A stretch of Imperialibacter roseus DNA encodes these proteins:
- a CDS encoding BlaI/MecI/CopY family transcriptional regulator has protein sequence MKLSQKEEELMNYIWQADETYMKDLIDAYPEPKPAVTTIATLLKRLTNKGAIGFRAKGHSRAYYPLIAKSDYSTSYVKNMITTFFQGSSGRFASFFTKNIKLSKEELLELRDMIDDQLKASDK, from the coding sequence ATGAAGTTGTCACAAAAGGAAGAGGAATTGATGAATTACATATGGCAAGCCGACGAAACCTATATGAAGGACCTGATCGATGCTTACCCGGAGCCAAAGCCTGCAGTAACTACCATTGCCACACTGCTGAAGAGGCTGACTAACAAAGGAGCCATTGGGTTTCGGGCCAAAGGTCATTCAAGGGCTTATTACCCGCTGATAGCCAAGTCCGACTATTCTACCTCTTATGTCAAAAACATGATAACTACTTTCTTTCAGGGGTCGTCGGGGAGGTTTGCTTCCTTTTTTACAAAGAACATCAAGCTGAGCAAAGAGGAACTGCTCGAGCTTCGTGATATGATTGATGATCAACTTAAAGCATCAGACAAATGA
- a CDS encoding M56 family metallopeptidase, giving the protein MIIYVIRFSLSLAIVYVFYKAFFENEKGHGFKRLVLLGGLATSLVVPLVSIDTSESIKSTITAVEPYVPTNYFFWEWLAGAVYLLVVAVLLVRFGVDIYRFLRKAAGHEQRRYGRATVVLLMEDTTPYSFLHYIFINKAQFEAIPPELLKHELAHVQQWHTLDIFLVELVKVLVWINPMVGWYKKAMQLNHEFLADGDVLRTHDTRHYQNILLSYLDGRRPLNMVSGFNFSPTKQRFQMMTRGKSSMYALKQVFIVPLLAVILISCSDNPGVSGKEMLYYWRYTAGMQEILETGEMSKKDLKEGVLLPIETKGQYDTLMAIYKNMSNGQRTSVYKLPAYLEPLTDGDWQQMKQSMQPQ; this is encoded by the coding sequence ATGATTATTTACGTCATCCGCTTCAGTTTGTCTTTGGCTATTGTCTACGTGTTCTACAAAGCTTTTTTTGAGAACGAAAAGGGGCACGGCTTCAAAAGACTGGTGCTGCTGGGTGGCCTGGCGACGTCGCTGGTGGTGCCGCTTGTTTCAATCGACACATCGGAAAGTATTAAAAGTACCATTACAGCTGTTGAACCCTATGTGCCAACGAATTATTTCTTTTGGGAGTGGTTGGCCGGAGCTGTGTATCTGTTGGTGGTAGCTGTGCTGCTGGTGCGTTTTGGCGTGGATATTTACCGCTTCCTAAGGAAAGCTGCTGGACATGAACAGCGCAGGTACGGCCGGGCAACGGTGGTGCTTCTAATGGAGGACACCACGCCGTATTCCTTCCTTCATTATATTTTCATCAACAAGGCGCAGTTTGAAGCCATCCCGCCGGAACTGCTAAAGCACGAGCTGGCTCATGTGCAGCAGTGGCATACGCTCGATATCTTCCTGGTGGAACTGGTGAAAGTGCTCGTTTGGATCAACCCAATGGTGGGGTGGTACAAAAAGGCGATGCAGCTCAATCATGAGTTTCTGGCCGATGGTGATGTGCTCAGAACGCACGATACCCGCCACTATCAGAACATTCTGCTGAGCTATCTTGATGGCCGACGACCATTGAACATGGTCAGCGGTTTCAATTTTTCTCCAACGAAACAGCGATTCCAAATGATGACAAGGGGAAAAAGCAGTATGTACGCACTGAAGCAAGTGTTCATTGTTCCGTTGCTGGCAGTCATTTTGATCTCCTGTTCCGATAATCCGGGCGTGTCGGGCAAAGAGATGCTGTATTACTGGCGCTACACAGCTGGCATGCAGGAGATACTCGAAACGGGCGAAATGAGCAAAAAGGACCTGAAGGAGGGGGTTTTGTTGCCCATAGAAACAAAAGGGCAATACGACACGCTTATGGCCATCTATAAAAACATGAGCAACGGACAGCGGACATCAGTCTATAAGCTTCCCGCTTACCTTGAGCCACTCACCGACGGAGACTGGCAGCAAATGAAACAGAGCATGCAGCCTCAGTAA
- a CDS encoding serine hydrolase domain-containing protein translates to MKAIKYLFAIPLLYFLACSTPKEESGVVANNETARARLDSTLNSMIETGMVAGASALIFEKGKEAYFNAYGYADREGKVPMDRNTIAIIYSMTKPVTGAALMTLYDKGAFQLDEPLSKYAPEFADMKVFAGIDSVSGEMILEPLDRPITIRDITRHTAGFANNPNMPGLGDVLRAVDPANRENTLVQMAEKMGAIPLMFQPGTQWAYGPSVDVQAFLVERLSGMPYGEYVKKNVLDPLKMTETRYFVPEGDRSRMSAIYRRNEDGTLTQLPDSSAHSFNINHWALTPGGFGLTSTVDDYMRLAQMYVNEGTLDGAAILKPETVKLMATNHLDENIKERMWLPSKGQVGFGIDFAVRLRPPASADENHGIVGEFFWDGAASTLFWVDPANDLTAVLFVQIMPFAGQVHKKFRDAVYGPYVPENVK, encoded by the coding sequence ATGAAAGCCATCAAATACCTTTTCGCCATACCTCTCCTGTACTTTTTAGCTTGCAGCACGCCTAAGGAAGAGTCAGGTGTGGTTGCCAACAATGAAACAGCCAGGGCCAGACTTGATTCGACGCTCAACAGCATGATTGAAACAGGTATGGTGGCGGGCGCTTCAGCATTGATTTTCGAGAAAGGCAAGGAGGCCTACTTTAATGCCTATGGCTATGCAGATCGGGAGGGCAAAGTGCCGATGGACAGAAATACCATCGCTATCATTTACTCAATGACCAAACCTGTTACTGGCGCTGCGCTGATGACCCTTTACGACAAAGGCGCTTTCCAACTCGACGAGCCTCTGTCGAAATACGCACCGGAGTTTGCCGACATGAAGGTGTTTGCAGGGATTGACTCTGTTTCAGGAGAAATGATACTGGAGCCACTGGATCGTCCGATTACTATCAGAGACATTACCCGTCACACAGCAGGCTTTGCCAATAATCCGAATATGCCTGGCCTGGGTGATGTGTTGAGGGCAGTTGATCCTGCCAACAGAGAGAACACCCTCGTGCAGATGGCAGAAAAGATGGGTGCCATACCATTGATGTTTCAACCGGGCACCCAGTGGGCTTACGGTCCTTCTGTAGACGTGCAGGCTTTTCTGGTAGAACGACTATCGGGCATGCCCTATGGTGAATACGTGAAGAAGAACGTGCTTGATCCTTTGAAGATGACCGAAACCCGCTATTTCGTACCTGAGGGCGATCGCAGCCGGATGTCGGCCATATACAGAAGAAATGAGGATGGTACGCTCACTCAGCTGCCCGATTCGTCCGCCCATTCTTTCAATATCAACCACTGGGCGCTTACCCCGGGAGGCTTTGGCCTTACCTCTACCGTGGACGACTACATGCGGTTGGCTCAGATGTATGTGAATGAGGGTACGCTGGATGGCGCAGCTATTCTAAAGCCCGAAACGGTAAAGCTCATGGCAACTAATCACCTGGATGAAAATATCAAAGAGCGCATGTGGCTGCCAAGCAAAGGACAGGTCGGCTTTGGGATTGACTTTGCTGTGAGGCTGCGCCCGCCAGCATCAGCTGATGAGAACCATGGCATCGTAGGCGAGTTTTTCTGGGATGGCGCTGCCAGCACCTTGTTTTGGGTGGATCCGGCGAACGACCTGACAGCAGTGCTGTTCGTGCAGATCATGCCCTTTGCTGGTCAGGTGCACAAGAAGTTTAGGGATGCGGTGTATGGGCCGTATGTGCCTGAGAATGTGAAGTAA
- a CDS encoding DoxX family protein codes for MVTEQKQSKVLHIILWVVQVILALAFGMAGFMKLTTPIPDLAAQMVWPGDIPAALVRFIGASELAAALGLILPALTRIKPILTAYAGWGLVIVMLLAALFHASRGEYSGIAFNLVFMALAFFVGWGRSKKAPITAK; via the coding sequence ATGGTTACAGAACAAAAACAATCAAAAGTGCTCCACATCATACTGTGGGTGGTACAAGTCATTCTTGCACTAGCTTTCGGCATGGCTGGTTTTATGAAACTTACCACACCTATTCCCGATCTGGCTGCCCAGATGGTGTGGCCCGGCGACATACCGGCCGCACTTGTCCGTTTCATCGGCGCTTCTGAGCTGGCTGCAGCGTTGGGTTTAATCCTTCCTGCCCTCACCCGTATCAAGCCGATACTCACAGCCTACGCTGGCTGGGGCCTGGTCATCGTCATGCTGCTGGCTGCCTTGTTTCATGCCAGCAGAGGCGAATACTCCGGCATTGCCTTTAATCTGGTCTTTATGGCATTGGCCTTCTTTGTGGGTTGGGGAAGGTCGAAAAAGGCGCCGATTACAGCAAAGTAA
- a CDS encoding putative quinol monooxygenase, translating into MTAETNTKYDLFGKLKAKPGKGDELIAILMENAQTDSPMPGCLQYLIGKDPDNEELILISEVWETKEDHANSLKLESVRAAIARAMPLLDGMPEKGIVWEVVGGLGLAS; encoded by the coding sequence ATGACAGCTGAAACCAACACCAAATACGACTTATTCGGAAAGCTGAAGGCCAAGCCAGGCAAAGGCGATGAACTCATCGCCATTCTAATGGAAAATGCACAGACTGACAGCCCCATGCCGGGTTGCCTGCAATACCTTATCGGCAAAGACCCGGACAACGAGGAGCTCATCCTCATATCTGAAGTCTGGGAAACAAAAGAGGATCATGCTAACTCGTTGAAGCTGGAAAGTGTGAGAGCCGCCATAGCCAGGGCCATGCCGCTGCTGGACGGGATGCCTGAGAAGGGCATTGTTTGGGAAGTAGTGGGTGGATTGGGGCTAGCAAGCTAA
- a CDS encoding glutaminyl-peptide cyclotransferase: MTYKSFSWLIITVLAAACTSTEKKEEATSDRIDFKIHSQLPHDTGSFTEGFVVHNGKLYESTGEEGRSWFGVLNIKTGKPEKKVDLAEEYFGEGITILNNKVYQLTWKNKQGFVYDLNTFEKVNEFTYETEGWGLTHDGKNLIMSDGKSSLFYLDTASLKVTKTLPVTYQGQPVTMINELEYVNGYIFANIWQTNSIVKIDPADGEVVGVLDLSALAEQAKLKNPQVDVLNGIAWYEGTKSLLVTGKYWPTIYALKLEE, translated from the coding sequence ATGACTTATAAAAGCTTTTCCTGGCTTATCATTACCGTGTTGGCAGCGGCCTGTACTTCAACCGAAAAAAAGGAAGAAGCTACGTCGGATAGAATAGACTTTAAAATCCACAGCCAATTACCTCATGACACCGGCTCCTTCACCGAAGGATTTGTCGTGCACAATGGCAAGCTGTATGAAAGCACCGGCGAGGAAGGCCGCTCCTGGTTTGGCGTACTTAATATCAAAACAGGCAAGCCGGAAAAGAAGGTAGATTTGGCTGAAGAGTACTTCGGTGAGGGAATTACTATCCTGAACAACAAAGTGTATCAGCTCACATGGAAAAACAAGCAGGGCTTTGTTTACGACCTGAACACGTTCGAAAAAGTGAATGAGTTCACCTATGAAACAGAGGGCTGGGGGCTTACCCACGATGGCAAAAACCTGATTATGAGTGATGGTAAAAGCAGCCTGTTTTATCTTGACACTGCATCCCTCAAAGTCACGAAAACACTTCCTGTTACCTACCAGGGCCAGCCGGTAACCATGATCAACGAATTGGAATACGTGAACGGATATATCTTCGCCAATATCTGGCAAACCAATTCCATTGTGAAAATTGATCCTGCCGATGGTGAGGTAGTAGGCGTTCTCGACCTCTCTGCCCTGGCCGAGCAGGCCAAATTGAAGAATCCACAAGTGGATGTACTCAACGGCATTGCCTGGTATGAGGGCACCAAGTCGTTGCTGGTAACAGGTAAGTATTGGCCTACTATCTATGCACTAAAACTGGAAGAATAA
- a CDS encoding alpha/beta hydrolase-fold protein, with amino-acid sequence MNYHGVNNYAKIFLALAGLVISVHTASSQAQPSSYLLQLGMKDSVYSKVLKEQRDFWVQLPEGFNPESKTAYPVIYLLDGGAQLGALAAVYSYYTGHHLPDMILVGISNRTNRTRDLTTSEVKFRNGGEVREATGGAEAFTRFLETELIPYVDDKYPASPFRTLIGHSYGGLFTINTLVNHTELFDNYVAIDPSLDWDDQKLMKEAKEALKSRQFQRKSLFVALGAGQLHMLDESVTLDNVMQDTSEYSLFGRSIIEFSRFAESQQQNGLSFSWKTYPDDYHWTVPLPALRDGLIRQFEWYQLQSPTKYSSPDTTLDELLTLIKQREKVLKAHFGYSYPAMPEELFNQAGYMYLQMGQVVKSEVFFKMGIEYYPGSPNAYDSMADYYESQSDYANALANVTKAFELSGDEYYAERMKRLEKK; translated from the coding sequence ATGAACTATCATGGCGTGAACAACTATGCAAAAATTTTCCTGGCGCTGGCCGGCCTGGTCATCAGCGTCCACACCGCCAGCAGCCAAGCGCAGCCGTCTTCTTACCTGCTACAGCTGGGGATGAAAGACAGCGTCTATTCGAAAGTCTTGAAAGAGCAGAGAGATTTCTGGGTGCAGCTCCCTGAAGGCTTCAACCCGGAAAGCAAGACGGCTTACCCAGTCATTTATCTATTGGACGGCGGTGCGCAGTTGGGTGCGCTGGCGGCTGTGTATAGCTACTACACGGGCCACCACCTGCCCGACATGATTCTGGTGGGTATTTCCAACCGCACCAACCGCACCCGGGACCTGACCACTTCTGAAGTCAAGTTTCGGAACGGGGGCGAAGTGAGAGAGGCCACCGGCGGTGCTGAAGCCTTCACCCGTTTCCTGGAAACAGAGCTCATTCCCTATGTGGACGACAAGTACCCAGCCTCACCGTTCAGGACGCTGATCGGGCATTCTTACGGCGGCCTGTTCACCATCAACACGCTGGTTAACCACACCGAATTATTTGACAACTATGTCGCCATTGACCCGAGCCTTGACTGGGACGACCAAAAGCTTATGAAAGAAGCGAAGGAAGCGCTAAAAAGTCGGCAGTTCCAGAGAAAATCGCTTTTTGTGGCATTAGGCGCTGGTCAGCTACACATGCTTGATGAATCAGTCACCCTTGATAACGTGATGCAGGACACATCGGAATATAGCCTGTTCGGCCGTTCTATCATTGAATTTTCCAGGTTCGCAGAAAGCCAGCAACAAAACGGACTTTCCTTTTCGTGGAAGACGTATCCCGATGACTATCATTGGACTGTGCCGCTGCCCGCTTTGCGTGATGGGCTCATCAGGCAGTTTGAGTGGTACCAGCTTCAGTCGCCCACAAAATACAGCAGCCCTGACACAACTTTGGATGAATTGCTCACATTAATCAAACAGCGGGAGAAAGTGCTGAAGGCTCACTTTGGTTATTCGTACCCAGCCATGCCGGAGGAGCTTTTTAACCAGGCAGGCTACATGTATCTGCAAATGGGGCAGGTGGTGAAATCAGAGGTGTTTTTCAAAATGGGAATCGAGTATTACCCGGGAAGCCCCAATGCCTACGACTCAATGGCTGATTATTATGAGTCGCAAAGCGACTATGCCAATGCACTGGCTAACGTGACAAAAGCTTTTGAGCTTAGCGGGGATGAGTACTATGCTGAGAGGATGAAAAGGCTAGAGAAGAAGTAG
- a CDS encoding ThuA domain-containing protein has translation MKKFNWIVAVVLLATACGPANKEEQASSEEAEASKLKVLIVDGQNNHYIWPKTTMMMKDYLEETGLFEVDIHRMDSVWLGIKYNKSRPAAYEYYIQTYPLDSTAYAISKDPVKTSRFSIDFSQYDLVVSNLGAASPRWPEATEKAFEKYMSEGGGLIVVHAADNAWGDWDEYNKMIGVGAWGGRDSTTGPYVYYNDAKELIIDPSAGFCGSHGAEYEFLMTTRAPEHPIMKGLPAAWMHTQDELYERMRGPWENATVLATAYADVEGNSPPWNPKVKGMGQHVPLLMAMNYGQGRVFHTALGHFDYSMECAGFITTLQRGAEWVATGAVTQAIPTDFPTEEKVTVRKWDK, from the coding sequence ATGAAAAAATTCAATTGGATTGTTGCAGTAGTACTTCTTGCCACGGCATGCGGCCCGGCTAACAAGGAAGAACAGGCCAGCAGCGAAGAGGCTGAAGCTTCAAAACTCAAAGTGCTGATCGTTGACGGTCAGAACAATCACTACATCTGGCCCAAAACCACCATGATGATGAAGGACTACCTGGAGGAGACAGGCCTCTTTGAGGTGGATATTCACCGCATGGACTCTGTGTGGCTGGGCATCAAATACAACAAATCCCGTCCTGCCGCCTACGAATACTACATCCAAACCTATCCATTGGATTCAACAGCCTATGCCATTTCTAAAGATCCGGTGAAGACCTCCCGGTTTTCCATCGACTTTAGTCAGTACGACCTGGTGGTTTCTAACCTAGGTGCGGCAAGTCCGAGGTGGCCTGAGGCTACCGAAAAAGCTTTTGAGAAATACATGAGCGAAGGTGGTGGGCTGATTGTGGTGCACGCCGCCGACAACGCCTGGGGCGATTGGGACGAATACAATAAAATGATTGGTGTGGGTGCCTGGGGCGGCCGTGATAGTACCACTGGCCCCTATGTATACTACAACGATGCCAAGGAGCTCATCATTGATCCTTCGGCGGGCTTTTGTGGCTCACATGGTGCCGAGTACGAATTTCTTATGACTACACGTGCTCCTGAGCACCCTATCATGAAAGGTTTGCCTGCCGCATGGATGCACACGCAGGACGAATTGTATGAGCGCATGAGAGGCCCATGGGAAAACGCCACCGTGCTGGCTACTGCCTATGCGGATGTAGAGGGCAATTCGCCTCCGTGGAACCCTAAGGTAAAAGGCATGGGACAGCATGTGCCCCTGCTGATGGCCATGAACTACGGCCAGGGCCGTGTTTTCCACACCGCTCTTGGTCATTTCGACTATTCCATGGAATGCGCAGGCTTTATCACCACGCTACAGCGGGGAGCAGAGTGGGTGGCTACGGGTGCGGTTACTCAGGCCATTCCGACGGATTTTCCCACAGAAGAAAAGGTGACTGTTAGAAAATGGGATAAATAG
- a CDS encoding 2-hydroxyacid dehydrogenase, which produces MKRPAHETKVLVAREIPDLGINMLKEAGFQVTVWPGKVPMTQPELIEKANQMHAILTLSADKLNAHFFQECNHLDIVSQFAAGYDNIDIPAATKAGIPVGNTPGAMSDATADIAFGLMLAVSRKFFHMHKTIGRGEWGAFQPKANLGLEQKGKTLGVFGLGAIGMEMAKRCHGAYDMEIIYCNRSHNEEAEKRFGAKKVSFDELLAKSDVISVHSILSDETRGIFNKAAFSKMKPTSIFINTSRGGTHNETDLIEALKSSTIWGAGLDVTNPEPMKSDNPLLEMENVAVLPHIGSASVNARNEMSRMAAVNIIEFYKTGKVPYIINPEVLS; this is translated from the coding sequence ATGAAAAGACCGGCCCACGAAACCAAAGTACTTGTAGCCAGAGAAATTCCAGACCTCGGTATCAACATGCTAAAAGAGGCTGGCTTTCAGGTAACGGTGTGGCCAGGGAAGGTACCCATGACGCAGCCAGAGTTGATTGAGAAGGCGAACCAAATGCACGCCATCCTTACCCTTAGTGCTGACAAGTTGAATGCGCATTTTTTTCAGGAGTGTAACCATCTCGACATTGTATCACAATTTGCAGCGGGCTACGACAACATCGACATACCGGCCGCCACTAAAGCGGGCATTCCCGTAGGCAATACGCCCGGTGCCATGAGCGATGCCACTGCCGACATAGCCTTCGGACTGATGCTGGCCGTGAGCAGGAAGTTCTTTCACATGCATAAAACCATTGGCCGGGGAGAATGGGGTGCCTTTCAGCCAAAAGCCAACCTGGGCTTGGAGCAAAAAGGGAAAACGCTGGGAGTCTTTGGCCTGGGCGCCATAGGCATGGAAATGGCCAAACGGTGCCACGGTGCCTACGACATGGAGATCATTTACTGCAACCGCAGCCATAACGAAGAAGCAGAAAAACGCTTTGGAGCCAAAAAAGTGAGCTTCGATGAGCTGCTGGCAAAAAGCGATGTCATCTCAGTGCACAGCATATTAAGTGATGAAACCAGAGGCATTTTCAATAAAGCTGCCTTCAGCAAAATGAAGCCGACATCCATCTTTATCAATACTTCCCGTGGAGGTACTCACAACGAAACTGACCTTATCGAAGCGCTGAAGTCAAGTACGATCTGGGGAGCAGGGCTTGATGTAACCAACCCCGAACCGATGAAATCGGATAACCCTCTGCTCGAAATGGAAAACGTGGCTGTGCTGCCCCACATTGGCTCTGCTTCGGTGAATGCCAGAAACGAAATGTCGAGAATGGCGGCCGTCAATATTATCGAATTCTACAAGACCGGTAAGGTTCCCTATATCATCAACCCCGAGGTACTCAGCTGA
- a CDS encoding SRPBCC family protein, with the protein MPKEMIIKNTVTIAAPASKVWDALVNPEQTKKYMFGCEPITNWQPGSSIRWVGVFDGKEIEAVTGKVVSIDKGKSLAYTTFDPNGTYPNLPENHLVVTYSLVEKGGRTEFTVTQGDYSTVAEGQKRYDDTMNEGGWAGILEQIKGIVEA; encoded by the coding sequence ATGCCCAAAGAAATGATCATCAAAAACACTGTTACTATTGCTGCGCCTGCCTCCAAAGTGTGGGATGCTCTTGTTAACCCCGAACAAACCAAAAAATACATGTTTGGCTGTGAGCCCATCACCAACTGGCAGCCAGGTAGCTCCATCAGGTGGGTGGGGGTGTTTGATGGCAAAGAAATAGAAGCTGTAACCGGCAAGGTGGTCAGTATAGACAAAGGAAAATCGCTGGCCTATACAACGTTCGATCCCAATGGCACCTACCCCAATCTACCTGAAAATCACCTTGTCGTTACCTATTCTCTGGTGGAGAAGGGCGGACGCACCGAGTTCACGGTCACCCAGGGAGACTACTCAACGGTGGCCGAAGGGCAAAAACGGTATGATGATACGATGAATGAAGGGGGCTGGGCTGGCATTCTGGAGCAGATCAAAGGCATTGTGGAGGCCTGA
- the lepB gene encoding signal peptidase I: MKLKFFGKKEEKEQVKKSPLREWLDAIVFAVVAATLIRWIFMEAFTIPTPSMEKSLLVGDFLFVSKVSYGARTPATPLQIPLTHAKIWGTDIPSYLDWIQLPQYRLPAFSEVERNDVVVFNYPPEFEHPVDLKTHYIKRCIGIHGDVVEVREGQVYVNGEKGENPELMQFLYFIATDQTINDRVFKKYEISEYKERQGGYFVYTTPTTAELLKKEAFINNVLSTIASPDERNPRIFPDANYFPWNVDNWGPLEVPYEGMKLQLNDTLVAKYGSTIVDYEGHKNAEVKDYKLYIDGQEVTDYTFGQDYYFMMGDNRHNSEDSRFWGFVPADHVVGEAAFIWLSLDAQESFLNKIRWRRFFNLID, encoded by the coding sequence ATGAAATTGAAGTTTTTTGGTAAAAAGGAAGAAAAGGAGCAAGTGAAAAAATCTCCCCTGAGAGAATGGTTAGATGCCATTGTATTTGCAGTGGTAGCCGCCACGCTCATCCGGTGGATTTTCATGGAAGCTTTCACCATCCCCACCCCTTCCATGGAGAAGTCTCTTTTGGTCGGTGATTTTCTTTTTGTAAGCAAAGTGTCGTACGGCGCCCGCACCCCGGCCACACCTCTTCAAATACCTTTAACGCATGCCAAAATCTGGGGAACCGACATCCCCTCCTACCTCGACTGGATTCAGTTGCCGCAGTACCGTTTGCCGGCATTCAGCGAGGTGGAAAGAAACGATGTGGTGGTATTCAACTACCCACCTGAGTTTGAGCATCCGGTAGATTTGAAAACCCACTACATCAAGCGTTGCATTGGTATCCATGGCGATGTGGTTGAAGTAAGAGAAGGTCAGGTGTACGTGAACGGTGAAAAGGGAGAAAACCCTGAACTGATGCAATTCCTTTACTTCATCGCCACCGATCAGACGATCAATGACAGGGTATTTAAAAAATATGAAATATCTGAGTACAAGGAGCGTCAAGGGGGATATTTTGTGTATACTACCCCGACGACCGCCGAATTACTAAAAAAAGAAGCATTTATCAACAATGTGCTAAGCACTATAGCTTCACCTGATGAACGGAACCCTCGCATTTTCCCCGACGCCAACTACTTCCCATGGAATGTCGACAACTGGGGGCCTCTGGAAGTGCCTTATGAAGGCATGAAACTTCAACTAAACGATACCCTTGTTGCAAAATATGGCAGCACCATCGTTGACTACGAAGGACACAAAAATGCTGAGGTAAAAGACTATAAGCTATACATCGACGGGCAAGAAGTGACGGATTATACCTTCGGGCAGGACTACTACTTCATGATGGGTGACAACCGCCACAACTCTGAAGATTCCCGTTTTTGGGGATTTGTGCCAGCTGACCATGTGGTTGGTGAGGCTGCCTTCATCTGGCTTTCACTCGATGCACAGGAGAGCTTCCTGAATAAAATCAGGTGGCGCAGGTTCTTCAATCTGATTGATTAA
- a CDS encoding YncE family protein: MIKSFLLSAAIFFGFSAGAQNYYVYVTAESEDEVALIKFDGTKATVEETIAVGIWPAEIEGPHGINVSPDGKYWYLSLAHGNPYGTLYKFSTETNQVVDTVRLGLFPASLQVSKATGLLYCVNFDLHGDMVPSTVSVVDPEEMIEIDRIETGVMPHGSRISTDGLYHYSVGMMSGELFEISTTKLKVTRKLNLDGKEEEPAMASMGGMDHSAMDHSKMDHSMMGASKPMYHSAVKPTWAIPHPTERKVYVAGNGSDEILEVDLDKWAITNRFKTGKAPYNVDVSPDGRWLVATYKGSAETGVWDLKKAKETARIKNTRKVSHGVSISSDSKYAFVSVEGIGGEPGTMDVIDIKKGTKVASVDMGKQAGGIIFWKME; the protein is encoded by the coding sequence ATGATCAAATCATTCTTGCTGTCGGCGGCCATCTTCTTCGGCTTCAGCGCAGGTGCGCAGAATTACTATGTGTATGTTACTGCTGAGTCGGAGGATGAAGTTGCGCTCATCAAATTTGACGGAACGAAGGCCACAGTGGAAGAGACCATTGCCGTGGGCATCTGGCCCGCAGAAATTGAAGGGCCGCATGGTATCAATGTAAGCCCTGATGGAAAGTACTGGTACCTGTCTCTGGCACATGGTAATCCGTATGGTACGCTTTATAAGTTTTCCACTGAAACCAATCAGGTAGTCGACACTGTCAGGCTGGGGCTTTTCCCCGCCTCTTTGCAGGTGTCAAAAGCGACGGGCCTTTTGTACTGCGTGAACTTTGACCTGCATGGCGACATGGTGCCCAGCACGGTGTCGGTGGTGGATCCGGAAGAAATGATCGAGATCGATCGCATAGAAACCGGAGTGATGCCTCATGGCTCAAGGATTTCAACTGATGGCCTGTATCACTATTCGGTGGGCATGATGTCTGGCGAACTTTTTGAGATTTCGACAACCAAGTTGAAAGTAACCAGAAAGCTCAATCTGGATGGCAAGGAGGAGGAGCCGGCAATGGCCAGCATGGGTGGGATGGACCACAGTGCCATGGATCATTCAAAGATGGATCATTCGATGATGGGAGCTAGCAAACCGATGTATCATAGCGCTGTTAAGCCTACCTGGGCCATTCCTCATCCCACAGAAAGAAAAGTGTATGTGGCTGGCAATGGCTCAGATGAGATATTGGAGGTGGACCTCGACAAATGGGCGATCACCAACCGTTTCAAAACGGGCAAGGCGCCTTACAATGTGGACGTGTCGCCGGACGGCCGTTGGCTGGTGGCCACCTACAAAGGGAGCGCCGAAACAGGTGTGTGGGACTTGAAGAAAGCGAAAGAAACCGCCAGAATAAAGAACACCCGCAAAGTGTCGCATGGCGTGTCCATTTCATCCGATAGCAAGTACGCTTTCGTTTCTGTAGAAGGAATTGGCGGTGAGCCTGGCACCATGGATGTGATCGATATCAAAAAAGGGACAAAAGTAGCTTCTGTCGACATGGGCAAGCAGGCCGGTGGAATTATTTTTTGGAAGATGGAATAG